From the genome of Amia ocellicauda isolate fAmiCal2 chromosome 14, fAmiCal2.hap1, whole genome shotgun sequence, one region includes:
- the LOC136768379 gene encoding uncharacterized protein LOC136768379 has product MGVGFELLLGVALLYMIPAWIMADTPPAGAIVSECRDRSFWVSIDRDFAGPDWRFDVKDGSVLHQLDEDTAAACGFTYSAFNLSERAIFRASYFACFIQNLEDEYFALDAAFVTISQSGRETSYPVQLNCTLSTPWYPREVVCEENYMEVSVITEVPSIPEGEIAGQSSNNILQARKEAKAQWHLSFLKGGGLEEPINLTYAHSLGFVVAPTFTRTVFRSPYNMSESEMVLVDNILVETINAIIYLNQMYSKKVIYVSTACTKDYGTFDGTYLYWNTPRVMLPLVVVSSTFEELSIQMGLEGQLLDSATMIQRGFKLQVIDPLVQLAFPYGAEGGYLESRVIDNHYNQHYILQLLFVNVWATNEEEVTYHSIIWPLATPFIPQTPFTINQTNPDDKIFTVYLGNFNPDVELKALNLNGVLLTIPQALARGFVVLEVPHTNNTHAYILEVPFNDSVVISDYLGKGMYHYILNINYTLNIIPQNDPYYHPASVEATEVYLPPEVTGKCMEDGIMFQVDQAAVGNVWLFYIGEDLITLQLVADRGYTLTNQSGFLVLEVPLFAIGFAYEEVSLAQFFGLVTLAVRHLKTLRVESFLTMRCPFTQELLACMPNGYMAVVALTTPAIPFVDASKTTLLDKTCLPQEADHSRAVFNISVSTCGTKRYFQGQYMIYENEVVYTPELYPVNAPIITRDSSYRLTFRCYFPINGTRTLYISRPLLPTMKGIPFLGVPDAIRRSKRPRAARGEFPVSRGHSARLESTPDSEDVSKVTPVLGMVIAVLGVLLLASIFIVKMRC; this is encoded by the exons ATGGGTGTTGGATTTGAACTCCTGTTAGG AGTTGCTCTGCTGTATATGATTCCAGCTTGGATAATGGCTGATACACCTCCTG CAGGTGCGATTGTATCCGAATGTCGGGACCGGTCTTTCTGGGTTTCCATTGACCGAGACTTTGCTGGACCTGATTGGCGCTTTGATGTCAAGG ATGGCTCTGTGCTGCACCAGCTGGATGAGGACACTGCAGCTGCCTGTGGCTTCACCTACAGTGCCTTCAACCTGAGTGAGCGTGCCATCTTCAGAGCATCCTACTTTGCCTGCTTCATCCAGAACTTG GAAGATGAGTACTTTGCCCTAGATGCTGCCTTTGTGACAATAAGCCAGTCTGGCAGAGAGACCTCCTACCCTGTCCAGCTGAACTGCACCTTGAGCACCCCCTGGTATCCCAGAGAGGTGGTCTGTGAGGAGAACTACATGGAG GTCTCTGTGATCACTGAAGTCCCTTCAATCCCTGAAGGTGAAATTGCTGGCCAAAGTAGTAACAACATT TTGCAGGCTCGGAAGGAGGCAAAAGCTCAGTGGCATCTGTCCTTCCTCAAGGGAGGAGGACTGGAGGAACCCATCAACCTCACCTATGCCCACAGCCTGGGCTTTGTAGTGGCTCCAACATTCACCAGGACTGTTTTCAGATCTCCTTATAACATGTCTGAAAGTGAGATGGTTCTG GTTGATAACATCCTTGTAGAAACAATCAATGCCATAATCTACCTGAACCAGATGTATTCCAAGAAAGTGATCTATGTGTCGACTGCTTGCACCAAAG ATTATGGTACCTTTGATGGTACTTACCTGTATTGGAACACCCCTAGAGTTATGCTGCCCCTGGTGGTTGTCAGCTCCACCTTTGAGGAACTGAGCATCCAGATGGGCTTGGAGGGGCAGCTGCTAGACTCTGCTACCATGATTCAAAGGGGCTTCAAGCTGCAGGTCATTGACCCCCTGGTGCAGCTGGCTTTTCCATATGGAGCAGAAGGAGGATATCTTGAG AGCCGTGTGATTGATAACCACTATAACCAGCACTACATCCTCCAACTGCTCTTTGTGAATGTGTGGGCAACTAACGAGGAGGAGGTGACCTACCATAGCATTATCTGGCCACTTGCCACCCCTTTCATCCCACAGACCCCCTTCACCATCAATC agACTAACCCTGATGACAAGATCTTTACTGTCTATTTGGGCAACTTCAATCCTGATGTGGAGCTGAAGGCCCTGAACCTCAATGGTGTGCTCCTGACCATTCCCCAGGCTCTGGCTCGAGGCTTCGTTGTTTTGGAGGTCCCCCACACCAATAACACCCATGCTTACATTCTTGAAGTCCCCTTCAATGACTCTGTGGTGATCAGTGAT TATCTGGGAAAGGGAATGTACCACTACATCCTCAACATCAACTATACCCTGAACATCATCCCCCAGAATGATCCCTACTACCACCCTGCCTCTGTTGAAGCCACAGAGGTGTACT TGCCCCCTGAGGTGACTGGCAAGTGCATGGAGGATGGCATCATGTTCCAAGTGGACCAGGCAGCAGTAGGCAATGTATGGCTGTTCTACATTGGGGAGGATCTCATCACACTGCAGCTGGTGGCAGACCGGGGCTACACCCTGACCAACCAGTCGGGCTTCCTGGTTTTGGAGGTCCCTCTCTTTGCCATTGGGTTTGCCTATGAG GAGGTGTCCCTGGCGCAGTTTTTCGGCTTGGTCACACTTGCAGTCCGACACCTCAAGACTCTGAGAGTGGAGAGCTTCCTCACAATGCGCTGCCCATTTACCCAGGAGCTCTTGG CCTGCATGCCCAATGGTTACATGGCAGTGGTAGCTCTGACAACTCCAGCTATTCCCTTTGTGGATGCCAGCAAGACCACCCTGCTTGACAAGACCTGCCTCCCCCAAGAAGCTGACCACTCTAGGGCTGTCTTCAACATCAGTGTGAGCACCTGTGGCACCAAGAGATAT TTCCAAGGCCAGTACATGATCTATGAGAATGAGGTGGTGTACACTCCAGAGCTGTACCCAGTCAATGCCCCCATCATCACCAGAGACTCCTCATACAG GCTGACCTTCAGATGCTACTTCCCAATCAATGGTACCAGGACCTTGTATATCAGTAGGCCGCTCCTTCCCACAATGAAAGGAATTCCCTTCCTGGGTGTGCCTGATGCCATCAGAC GTTCCAAGAGACCCCGAGCAGCCCGTGGTGAATTCCCAGTCTCAAGAG GCCACAGTGCCAGGCTGGAAAGCACTCCAGACTCTGAAG ATGTGTCCAAGGTGACTCCTGTGCTGGGAATGGTGATTGCTGTACTTGGAGTCCTGCTTCTTGCCTCAATTTTCATTGTCAAAATGAGATGTTAA